The bacterium genome has a window encoding:
- the hflC gene encoding protease modulator HflC produces the protein MKKLILVLVAVAVLVLAMSAYVVQEPEQVILTQFGKPVGPPISSPGLKFKTPFIQKVHRFEKRYLEWDGEPNQLPTRDKRFIWVNTYARWRITDPLLFFQRLHNERGAQTRLDDILDGETRNAIAKYDLVQLVRTSNRAAVLTETQASDESALTQIAEGRNDIRLEILANARARTTDLGLEILDIEFKRVNYVDEVQRKVYERMIAERERVADRFRSEGQGEAFRIRGEKDRELLRISSEAYRQAQEIKGAADAKATAVYASAYNRSADSRSFYEFLKTMQAYTTTMDSTSSLVLSTDADFYRFLKSGSGK, from the coding sequence ATGAAGAAGCTGATCCTCGTGCTGGTCGCGGTGGCCGTGCTGGTCCTGGCGATGTCGGCCTATGTGGTGCAGGAGCCCGAGCAGGTCATCCTGACCCAGTTCGGCAAGCCGGTGGGCCCGCCCATCAGTTCGCCCGGGCTCAAGTTCAAGACGCCGTTCATCCAGAAGGTGCACCGGTTCGAGAAGCGCTACCTGGAATGGGACGGCGAACCCAACCAGTTGCCGACGCGCGACAAGCGGTTCATCTGGGTGAATACGTACGCGCGCTGGCGCATCACCGATCCGCTGCTGTTCTTCCAGCGCCTGCACAACGAGCGCGGCGCCCAGACGCGGCTCGACGACATCCTCGACGGTGAGACGCGCAACGCCATCGCCAAGTACGACCTGGTGCAGCTGGTGCGCACCTCGAACCGGGCCGCCGTGCTCACCGAGACCCAGGCCAGCGACGAGTCCGCGTTGACCCAGATCGCCGAGGGCCGCAATGACATCCGCCTGGAGATCCTGGCCAACGCGCGGGCGCGGACGACCGACCTGGGCCTGGAGATCCTGGACATCGAGTTCAAGCGCGTCAACTACGTGGACGAGGTGCAGCGTAAGGTCTACGAGCGCATGATTGCCGAGCGCGAACGCGTGGCCGACCGCTTCCGCAGTGAAGGCCAGGGCGAGGCGTTCCGCATCCGCGGCGAGAAGGACCGCGAGCTGTTGCGCATCAGCTCGGAGGCTTACCGCCAGGCGCAGGAGATCAAGGGCGCGGCCGACGCCAAGGCCACGGCGGTGTATGCCTCGGCCTACAACCGCTCGGCCGACTCGCGGTCGTTCTACGAGTTCCTCAAGACGATGCAGGCCTACACCACGACGATGGACAGCACCAGCTCGCTGGTGCTCTCGACCGACGCCGACTTCTACCGCTTCCTGAAATCGGGGAGCGGCAAGTGA
- a CDS encoding adenosylhomocysteinase, producing the protein MTNQEKVADYKVADIGLADFGRREIALAETEMPALMALRRKYKAEQPLKGAKILGCIHMTIQTAVLIETLIDLGAEVRWSSCNIFSTQDHAAAAIAAAGTAVYAWKGQTVEEGEWCIEQTILKNGQPWAANMILDDGGDLTGMVHQKYPQMLNSIHGITEETTTGVHRLLEMLENGELKVPAINVNDSVTKSKNDNKYGCRHSLNDAVKRGTDMLLAGKKALVVGYGDVGKGSAQSLRQEGMIVKVSEIDPICAMQACMDGYEVVSPYVDGINTGTAAGIDKALMGTIDLLVTTTGNVNVCDEHMLAAIKQGAVVCNIGHFDSEIDTAFMRRTWQWSEVKPQVHRIQRDKNNADNYILLLSEGRLVNLGNATGHPSRIMDGSFANQVLAQMHLYGRRWADKKTEPLSVTVLPKKLDEEVAAEMVRGFGGVVTRLTPVQAKYINVKVEGPFKKDDYKY; encoded by the coding sequence ATGACGAATCAAGAGAAGGTTGCCGACTACAAGGTCGCGGATATCGGTCTGGCGGATTTCGGACGGCGCGAGATCGCCCTGGCCGAGACCGAGATGCCGGCCCTGATGGCCCTTCGTCGCAAGTACAAGGCGGAACAGCCGCTCAAGGGCGCGAAGATCCTCGGTTGCATCCACATGACCATCCAGACGGCCGTGCTGATCGAGACGCTGATCGACCTGGGCGCCGAGGTGCGCTGGTCGTCGTGCAACATCTTCTCGACGCAGGACCACGCTGCGGCGGCCATCGCGGCGGCCGGTACCGCCGTCTACGCCTGGAAGGGCCAGACGGTCGAAGAAGGCGAGTGGTGCATCGAGCAGACGATCCTGAAGAACGGCCAGCCCTGGGCGGCCAACATGATCCTCGACGACGGCGGCGACCTGACGGGCATGGTGCACCAGAAGTACCCGCAGATGCTGAACAGCATCCACGGCATCACCGAGGAGACCACGACCGGTGTGCATCGCCTGCTCGAGATGCTCGAGAACGGCGAACTGAAGGTGCCGGCGATCAACGTGAACGACTCGGTCACGAAGTCGAAGAACGACAACAAGTACGGCTGCCGCCACAGCCTGAACGACGCCGTGAAGCGCGGCACCGACATGCTGCTCGCGGGCAAGAAGGCCCTGGTCGTCGGCTACGGCGATGTGGGCAAGGGCTCGGCCCAGAGCCTGCGGCAGGAAGGCATGATCGTCAAGGTGAGCGAGATCGACCCGATCTGCGCCATGCAGGCCTGCATGGACGGCTACGAGGTCGTTTCGCCCTATGTGGACGGGATCAACACCGGCACGGCCGCGGGCATCGACAAGGCCCTGATGGGCACCATCGACCTGCTGGTGACGACCACCGGCAACGTGAACGTCTGCGATGAGCACATGCTGGCGGCGATCAAGCAGGGCGCCGTGGTCTGCAACATCGGCCACTTCGACAGCGAGATCGACACGGCCTTCATGCGCCGCACCTGGCAGTGGTCCGAGGTCAAGCCGCAGGTGCACCGCATCCAGCGCGACAAGAACAACGCGGACAACTACATCCTGCTCCTGTCGGAAGGCCGGCTGGTCAACCTGGGCAACGCCACCGGGCATCCCTCGCGGATCATGGACGGCTCGTTCGCCAACCAGGTGCTGGCCCAGATGCACCTCTACGGCCGCCGCTGGGCCGACAAGAAGACCGAACCGCTCTCGGTGACGGTGCTGCCCAAGAAGCTGGACGAGGAAGTCGCGGCCGAGATGGTGCGCGGGTTCGGCGGCGTGGTCACCAGGCTGACGCCGGTGCAGGCCAAGTACATCAACGTGAAGGTCGAAGGGCCGTTCAAGAAGGACGACTACAAGTACTAG
- a CDS encoding response regulator transcription factor encodes MQNQTYRLLIVDDHPLVRSGIRAILQLESDLEVCGEAENQEQALELIESEQPDLVLVDITLKNSSGLTLLKELQARYPHILTLAVSMHDEYTYAVRCLKAGAKGYIMKQAGTERIRDAIRCVLEGGTYLSEKMTQSAVEQLGTGRAPGVASPVEVLSNRELELFQLTGQGKEIAEIAEIMQISPRTVEVHRSHIQKKLGLRTSTDIFQAAYEWLRQSGIPP; translated from the coding sequence ATGCAGAACCAGACCTACAGATTGCTGATCGTCGATGACCATCCGCTGGTCCGTTCCGGCATTCGCGCCATCCTGCAGCTGGAGTCGGATCTCGAGGTCTGCGGCGAGGCCGAGAACCAGGAACAGGCGCTGGAGCTCATCGAGAGCGAGCAGCCCGACCTGGTGCTGGTCGACATCACGCTGAAGAACAGCAGCGGGCTGACCCTGCTCAAGGAACTGCAGGCCCGCTATCCGCATATCCTGACCCTGGCCGTGTCGATGCACGACGAGTACACCTATGCGGTGCGCTGCCTGAAGGCCGGGGCCAAGGGCTACATCATGAAGCAGGCCGGCACCGAGCGCATCCGCGACGCGATCCGTTGCGTGCTCGAGGGCGGCACGTACCTGAGCGAGAAGATGACGCAGTCGGCTGTCGAGCAGCTGGGCACCGGCCGCGCGCCGGGCGTCGCCTCGCCGGTCGAGGTGCTCAGCAACCGCGAGCTGGAGCTGTTCCAGCTGACGGGCCAGGGCAAGGAGATCGCCGAAATCGCCGAGATCATGCAGATCAGCCCGCGCACCGTCGAGGTGCACCGCTCGCACATCCAGAAGAAGCTGGGGCTGCGCACCAGCACCGACATCTTCCAGGCTGCGTACGAGTGGCTGCGGCAGTCGGGGATCCCGCCGTAG
- the yaiO gene encoding YaiO family outer membrane beta-barrel protein — protein MFERRRNHGHRRAPLRALLAGAALLFLTAGPAAAQAPPEGPERLPGLAPAADQVIEFGLGLGRYDFRGSDATSSFDSQYVRYARSRAQLDTWRLTVGRQHRLGDSSLDGGLSYTRYLGDTSLMAGISSGTGDVLAHRYRLDLGITQPVAGMLASLGYTRIESKAENSSHGWSLGLTRWFSHVIVSAGHRLEFGQPGDTESSSTSFGLTFYTWRKTYLGLGADFGQVAYQLVGPDVPIPGGVLVDYDSWNAHVALMRYVNERSGFNLRYDHGDARDIWTTDGISASYFREW, from the coding sequence ATGTTCGAACGTCGCCGGAATCACGGCCACCGCCGTGCCCCGCTCCGCGCCCTGTTGGCGGGCGCGGCGCTGCTGTTCCTGACGGCAGGCCCGGCCGCCGCTCAGGCGCCGCCGGAAGGCCCCGAGCGCCTGCCGGGACTGGCGCCGGCTGCCGACCAGGTGATCGAGTTCGGCCTCGGCCTCGGCCGCTACGACTTCCGCGGTTCCGACGCCACGAGCAGCTTCGACAGCCAGTACGTGCGCTATGCGCGTTCGCGCGCCCAACTGGATACCTGGCGCCTGACCGTGGGCCGCCAGCATCGCCTGGGCGACTCGAGCCTGGACGGAGGCCTCTCCTACACCCGGTACCTGGGCGACACCTCGCTGATGGCCGGCATCTCCAGCGGCACGGGCGATGTGCTGGCGCACCGCTACCGCCTGGACCTGGGCATCACCCAGCCTGTCGCCGGCATGCTGGCGAGCCTCGGCTACACGCGCATCGAGAGCAAGGCCGAGAACAGTTCGCACGGCTGGAGCCTGGGCCTGACGCGCTGGTTCAGCCACGTCATCGTCAGTGCCGGGCATCGCCTGGAGTTCGGCCAGCCCGGCGACACCGAGTCGTCGTCGACCAGCTTCGGCCTCACGTTCTACACATGGCGGAAGACCTACCTGGGCCTCGGCGCCGACTTCGGCCAGGTGGCCTACCAGCTGGTGGGGCCCGATGTGCCGATCCCCGGCGGCGTCCTGGTCGACTACGATTCGTGGAACGCGCATGTGGCCCTGATGCGGTACGTGAACGAGCGCTCGGGCTTCAACCTGCGCTACGACCACGGTGACGCGCGCGACATCTGGACCACCGACGGCATCTCGGCCTCCTACTTCCGGGAATGGTGA
- the hflK gene encoding FtsH protease activity modulator HflK, with protein sequence MTGNDDFQNAFRPQAPRVQVPNFRFPKPRPRLVANLLVVVVALAVMLSGFYTVDPEEAGLVLRFGKYDRVTEPGLHFKMPLGIERVRKVPIQRQLKEEFGFRTVRAGIHTEYSTKSFIEESSMLTGDLNAALVEWVVQYRIVDPYKFLFEVRNVQETFRDMSEAVMRRVVGDRTVNEVLTIGRAEVAAQVQVELQEMCNQYQTGISVDQVVLQDINPPDPVKPSFNAVNEAQQEREKLINQAQSEYNREIPKASGEAQQTIQEAEGYALNRVNRAEGDAAAFNAIYEAYRKAPEVTRQRIYLETMAQVLPQVRSKVIVDDDLRGVLPLLNLDAKAAGRGGR encoded by the coding sequence ATGACGGGGAACGACGATTTCCAGAACGCCTTCCGGCCCCAGGCGCCGCGGGTCCAGGTACCCAACTTCCGCTTCCCGAAGCCCAGGCCGCGCCTGGTGGCGAACCTGCTGGTCGTGGTCGTGGCGTTGGCGGTCATGCTCTCGGGCTTCTACACCGTCGATCCGGAAGAGGCCGGACTGGTGCTGCGCTTCGGCAAGTATGATCGGGTCACGGAGCCGGGCCTGCACTTCAAGATGCCGCTGGGCATCGAGCGCGTGCGCAAGGTGCCCATCCAGCGCCAGCTCAAGGAGGAGTTCGGGTTCCGCACCGTGCGGGCCGGCATCCATACGGAGTACTCGACGAAGTCGTTCATCGAGGAATCGAGCATGCTCACCGGCGACCTCAACGCGGCGCTGGTCGAGTGGGTGGTGCAGTACCGCATCGTCGACCCCTACAAGTTCCTGTTCGAGGTGCGCAACGTCCAGGAGACGTTCCGCGACATGAGCGAGGCGGTCATGCGCCGCGTGGTGGGCGACCGCACCGTCAACGAGGTGCTCACCATCGGGCGTGCCGAAGTGGCGGCACAGGTGCAGGTCGAACTGCAGGAAATGTGCAACCAGTACCAGACGGGCATCAGCGTCGACCAGGTCGTGCTGCAGGACATCAACCCGCCCGACCCGGTGAAGCCGTCCTTCAACGCGGTCAACGAGGCGCAGCAGGAACGGGAGAAGCTGATCAACCAGGCGCAGTCCGAATACAATCGCGAGATCCCGAAGGCCAGTGGCGAGGCCCAGCAGACGATCCAGGAGGCCGAGGGCTACGCGCTCAACCGCGTGAATCGTGCCGAGGGCGATGCCGCCGCCTTCAACGCCATCTACGAAGCCTATCGCAAGGCGCCGGAGGTGACGCGGCAACGCATCTACCTCGAGACGATGGCGCAGGTGCTGCCGCAGGTGCGCAGCAAGGTGATCGTCGACGACGATCTGCGCGGCGTGCTGCCGCTGCTGAACCTCGATGCCAAGGCCGCCGGCCGGGGAGGTCGCTGA
- a CDS encoding glycosyltransferase family 2 protein, translated as MLAALYLIIAIVVVNLLRHYYFTLNRLFGRQRHPYLDLETAEWPHVTILIPAHNEERVISDILTALLEVDYPHDRLRIMPLNDRSTDGTREIIDGFARDHAGLIKPFHREDGLAGKAAALQDALPLITDDIVLVFDADYIPGRGLIKQLVAPFFDPEVGAVMGRVVPLNADVNLLTRLLDLERAGGYQVDQQARMNLGLVPQYGGTVGGIRRRAVEAVGGWDVRSLAEDTDITMRLLLAGWKTVYQNRSECYEQVPETWRSRMRQIFRWARGHNQVLRKYAGRLVFNRRTRLAEKIDGLLLLNIYLMSPIVVLGWVLGVVLWYLGVTKPGLIVILAVTGYSTLGNFAVFFEIAAATYLDGTRSRVRLLPFIMAGFLVSLMAVARATVTQPFARPTRNVHWHKTERSERRSRWV; from the coding sequence ATGCTGGCCGCGCTGTACCTGATCATCGCCATCGTCGTGGTCAACCTGCTCCGCCACTACTACTTCACGCTCAACCGCCTGTTCGGCCGCCAGCGTCATCCGTACCTCGATCTCGAGACGGCCGAGTGGCCGCACGTGACGATCCTGATCCCGGCCCACAACGAGGAGCGGGTGATCAGCGACATCCTGACGGCGCTGCTCGAAGTGGACTACCCGCACGACCGGCTGCGCATCATGCCGCTGAACGACCGCAGCACCGACGGCACCCGCGAGATCATCGACGGCTTCGCCCGCGACCACGCCGGGCTCATCAAGCCGTTCCACCGCGAGGACGGGTTGGCCGGCAAGGCGGCGGCACTGCAGGACGCCCTGCCGCTCATCACCGACGACATCGTGCTGGTCTTCGACGCCGACTACATTCCCGGCCGCGGGCTCATCAAGCAGCTCGTGGCACCGTTCTTCGACCCCGAGGTCGGAGCGGTGATGGGCCGCGTCGTGCCGCTGAACGCCGACGTGAACCTGTTGACCCGCCTGCTCGACCTGGAGCGCGCGGGCGGCTACCAGGTGGACCAGCAGGCGCGCATGAACCTGGGCCTGGTGCCGCAGTACGGCGGCACGGTCGGCGGCATTCGCCGGCGCGCGGTCGAGGCGGTGGGCGGCTGGGACGTGCGCAGCCTGGCCGAGGACACCGACATCACCATGCGGCTGCTGCTGGCGGGCTGGAAGACGGTGTACCAGAACCGCTCCGAGTGCTACGAGCAGGTGCCCGAGACCTGGCGCTCCCGGATGCGGCAGATCTTCCGCTGGGCGCGCGGGCACAACCAGGTGCTGCGCAAGTACGCCGGGCGGCTCGTGTTCAACCGGCGCACGCGCCTGGCGGAGAAGATCGACGGCCTGCTGCTGCTGAACATCTACCTGATGTCGCCCATCGTGGTGCTCGGCTGGGTCCTGGGCGTGGTGCTGTGGTACCTGGGCGTGACCAAGCCCGGGCTCATCGTCATCCTGGCGGTGACCGGCTACAGCACGCTCGGCAATTTCGCGGTCTTCTTCGAGATCGCCGCCGCGACCTACCTGGACGGCACGCGTTCGCGGGTACGCCTGCTGCCGTTCATCATGGCCGGCTTCCTGGTCAGCCTCATGGCCGTGGCGCGGGCGACGGTGACGCAGCCGTTCGCGCGTCCCACCCGGAACGTGCACTGGCACAAGACCGAGCGCAGCGAGCGGAGGTCGCGATGGGTGTAG
- a CDS encoding TatD family hydrolase, with amino-acid sequence MNLVDTHCHLNHPPLNHDTDGVLARAAAVGVMKVVVPAYDAPCWAELARLAVRPGVVVGLGLHPWLAHDLPTQVAALEGATVPPAAFPGSTAAEAARAAALDSLLEHLAGRIGRQRPAAIGEIGLDTKISSSGLVEQMPLLERQLALAADFDLPVILHCRGAFEEMLTAVGRHRGRLRGVVHAYSRGPELAARFVDVGLHIALGGAATHPRAQQVRRAARTIPLDRLVLETDAPAIGLENVTPEQTEPRHVHEVAGAVALLRGQTVESLAAATSANAAALFNL; translated from the coding sequence ATGAACCTCGTCGACACCCACTGCCACCTGAACCACCCGCCGCTGAACCACGACACCGACGGTGTGCTCGCGCGCGCCGCCGCCGTCGGCGTCATGAAGGTGGTGGTGCCCGCCTACGACGCGCCCTGCTGGGCCGAACTGGCGCGGCTGGCCGTCCGTCCCGGCGTGGTCGTGGGGCTGGGGCTGCATCCCTGGCTGGCGCACGACCTGCCCACGCAGGTGGCGGCGCTCGAGGGCGCCACGGTGCCGCCGGCCGCCTTTCCCGGCAGTACCGCGGCCGAAGCGGCCCGCGCCGCGGCGCTCGACAGCCTGCTCGAGCACCTGGCCGGCCGTATCGGGCGGCAGAGGCCCGCGGCCATCGGCGAGATCGGCCTCGACACGAAGATCAGCTCCAGCGGCCTCGTCGAACAGATGCCCCTGCTCGAACGCCAGCTGGCCCTGGCGGCCGACTTCGACCTGCCGGTCATCCTGCACTGCCGCGGGGCCTTCGAGGAGATGCTCACGGCCGTCGGCCGTCATCGCGGCCGGCTGCGCGGCGTGGTGCATGCGTACTCGCGCGGGCCGGAACTGGCTGCCCGGTTCGTCGACGTGGGGCTGCACATCGCCCTTGGCGGCGCCGCCACGCACCCGCGGGCGCAGCAGGTGCGCCGTGCCGCGCGCACCATACCGCTCGACCGCCTGGTTCTGGAGACCGACGCGCCGGCCATCGGCCTCGAGAACGTGACGCCCGAGCAGACCGAACCGCGCCACGTGCACGAAGTCGCAGGCGCGGTGGCGCTGCTGCGAGGCCAGACCGTCGAATCGCTGGCGGCCGCCACTTCGGCCAACGCCGCGGCGCTGTTCAACCTGTAG
- the wecB gene encoding UDP-N-acetylglucosamine 2-epimerase (non-hydrolyzing) yields MPKILTVIGTRPEAIKLAPVLQVFARRSEVIDSRVCVTAQHRELMDQVLGRFGLQIHHDLDIMAPKQTPSDVAAAILIGMQPVLAQERPDWVIVQGDTTTAAMAALAAAGCGYRVAHVEAGLRTFDRSQPFPEELNRCLIAQMADLHLAPTPRARDNLLAEGIPAERILVVGNTGIDALFDTVAGLGPEALPPPLGTLPADARLVLATAHRRENLGEPFARICAALRDIAALDERIHVIYPLHPRPEIRLVGQQLLADAPRVVLCQPLDHLSLVRVMLRSELVITDSGGMQEEAPTLGRPVLVMREVTERPEAIEVDAARLVGTDREEIVAAARHFLGGGFAPAHRSRPPQCYGDGRAAERIAAALLGETVEPWVPQVSVAGRR; encoded by the coding sequence ATGCCCAAGATCCTTACCGTGATCGGTACGCGCCCCGAAGCCATCAAGCTGGCCCCCGTCCTTCAGGTCTTCGCGCGGCGCAGCGAAGTCATCGACAGCCGGGTCTGCGTCACGGCGCAGCATCGCGAACTCATGGACCAGGTTCTTGGGCGGTTCGGCCTCCAGATCCACCACGACCTGGACATCATGGCGCCGAAACAGACGCCTTCGGACGTGGCAGCCGCCATCCTCATCGGCATGCAGCCCGTGCTGGCGCAGGAACGGCCCGACTGGGTGATCGTGCAGGGCGACACGACCACGGCGGCGATGGCGGCGCTGGCCGCGGCCGGCTGCGGCTACCGCGTGGCCCACGTCGAGGCGGGCTTGCGCACTTTCGACCGCTCGCAGCCCTTCCCCGAGGAGCTGAACCGCTGCCTGATCGCCCAGATGGCCGACCTGCACCTGGCGCCGACGCCGCGCGCGCGCGACAACCTGCTGGCCGAGGGCATCCCTGCTGAGCGGATCCTGGTGGTGGGCAACACCGGGATCGACGCCCTTTTCGACACCGTGGCCGGGCTCGGGCCCGAGGCATTGCCACCCCCGCTGGGCACGCTGCCCGCGGACGCCCGGCTGGTGCTGGCCACGGCCCACAGGCGCGAGAACCTGGGCGAACCGTTCGCGCGGATCTGCGCCGCGCTGCGCGACATCGCGGCACTTGACGAGCGCATCCATGTCATCTACCCCTTGCATCCGAGGCCGGAGATCAGGCTGGTGGGCCAGCAGCTCCTGGCCGATGCACCGCGGGTGGTCCTCTGCCAGCCGCTCGATCACCTGAGCCTCGTTCGCGTGATGCTCAGGTCCGAACTGGTCATCACCGATTCGGGCGGCATGCAGGAAGAGGCGCCCACGCTGGGGCGGCCCGTGCTCGTGATGCGTGAAGTGACGGAACGCCCCGAGGCCATCGAGGTCGACGCGGCACGCCTGGTGGGCACCGACCGCGAAGAGATCGTGGCGGCCGCCCGTCATTTCCTCGGCGGCGGCTTCGCGCCGGCCCATCGCAGCCGTCCGCCGCAGTGCTACGGTGACGGCCGGGCTGCCGAGCGCATTGCGGCAGCGCTGCTGGGCGAGACGGTCGAGCCGTGGGTGCCCCAGGTCTCGGTGGCCGGCCGACGGTAG
- a CDS encoding TraB/GumN family protein: MSGAGGPILRHRSVRRLVPALAALALLAPPARGAPLFLWEASGPGAKVTMVGSIHVGRPDFFPLPAPIEQAFAAAPVLAVELDPVSPANQAAIARLMLERGTLPDSLTLRDRLTPANWAGLEALAAEMELPMSVLERMQPGLVSMMVIMQAYGRQGFDPGLGIDMHFLEAARAQGKAVRELEEVEAQMALFLDVDDELDDILVENMLAEIDSLDTLTSRMVTAWQDGDAAAMDELMQDQAGDDPRMVAYYRRLLDDRNVTMADSLDSWLRGDEDVFVVVGAGHFAGQRGLPSLLRERGWAVTQIGE; the protein is encoded by the coding sequence GTGAGCGGCGCGGGCGGCCCGATACTCCGACACCGGTCCGTCCGGCGCCTGGTCCCGGCGCTGGCGGCGCTGGCCCTGCTGGCGCCGCCGGCCCGGGGCGCCCCGCTGTTCCTCTGGGAGGCCAGCGGTCCCGGCGCCAAGGTCACCATGGTCGGCTCGATCCACGTCGGGCGGCCCGACTTCTTCCCGTTGCCGGCGCCCATCGAACAGGCCTTCGCCGCGGCGCCGGTGCTGGCCGTCGAGCTGGATCCGGTGTCGCCGGCGAACCAGGCGGCCATCGCGCGGCTGATGCTCGAACGCGGCACGCTGCCCGACTCGCTGACCCTGCGCGACCGCCTGACGCCCGCCAACTGGGCCGGGCTCGAGGCCCTGGCCGCAGAGATGGAATTGCCCATGTCGGTGCTTGAGCGGATGCAGCCGGGCCTGGTTTCCATGATGGTCATCATGCAGGCCTACGGCCGGCAGGGCTTCGACCCGGGGCTGGGCATCGACATGCACTTCCTGGAGGCGGCGCGGGCACAGGGCAAGGCCGTGCGTGAACTCGAGGAGGTCGAGGCGCAGATGGCCCTGTTCCTGGACGTCGACGACGAGTTGGACGACATCCTCGTGGAGAACATGCTGGCGGAGATCGACTCCCTGGACACGCTCACCTCGCGCATGGTCACCGCCTGGCAGGACGGCGACGCGGCGGCCATGGACGAGCTTATGCAGGACCAGGCGGGCGACGACCCGCGCATGGTGGCCTATTACCGCCGCCTGCTCGACGATCGCAACGTCACGATGGCCGACAGCCTCGACTCCTGGCTGCGCGGCGACGAGGATGTCTTCGTGGTCGTCGGCGCCGGCCATTTCGCCGGCCAGCGCGGCCTGCCGAGCCTGCTGCGCGAGCGCGGCTGGGCGGTCACGCAGATCGGGGAGTAG
- the lpdA gene encoding dihydrolipoyl dehydrogenase, giving the protein MGSLREETEVVVIGSGPGGYVAALRLADLGKNVLLVESRERPGGTCLLEGCIPSKALIHTVEIRETARRAAEFGLTFDNVQIDTDKLREWTAGIVQGLSDGIRGLLKRRGVTVLRGHARFTSSTSLALEGGEVSGVDFKQAIIATGSSLNRLPAGIVQSVWSSADALKLPYVPESLLVVGGGYIGLEMGLVYQGLGSKVSVVEFFPRLLMGADFDLVDVMVGQVSERLEEIMVDSKVLSIVEVAGGGKDGGGYDVEIEHAGAKTRKHYAQVLVAIGRRPNSDDIGLQNTRVKTDDKGFILTGPDCRTDEPNIFAIGDVATGPMLAHKASREGKVAAEVIAHGTAAFDNRAIPAVVFTDPEVAWTGLTESEAEQQGIKVNIGRFPLSALGRARTLGRTDGLVKVIAEPETGLILGVGMVGPMASELIAEGTLAVEMGATLEDIMVTIHPHPTLSEAFMEAAEVAAGEAVHINPPRKVR; this is encoded by the coding sequence ATGGGAAGCCTGCGCGAGGAGACCGAGGTCGTCGTCATCGGCAGCGGCCCCGGCGGCTACGTGGCGGCGCTGCGCCTGGCGGACCTGGGCAAGAACGTGCTGCTGGTCGAGAGCCGCGAGCGCCCCGGCGGCACCTGCCTGCTCGAGGGGTGCATTCCCTCCAAGGCGCTGATCCATACGGTGGAGATCCGCGAGACGGCGCGGCGGGCCGCCGAGTTCGGGCTCACGTTCGACAACGTGCAGATCGACACGGACAAGCTGCGCGAGTGGACCGCAGGCATCGTGCAGGGCCTGAGTGACGGCATCCGCGGCCTGCTCAAGCGGCGCGGCGTGACGGTGCTGCGCGGGCACGCCCGGTTCACCTCGTCCACCTCGCTGGCGCTGGAAGGCGGCGAGGTGAGCGGCGTCGACTTCAAGCAGGCCATCATCGCCACCGGTTCGAGCCTGAACCGGCTGCCGGCGGGCATTGTGCAGTCGGTATGGTCGAGCGCCGATGCGCTGAAGCTGCCGTACGTGCCCGAAAGCCTGCTCGTGGTGGGCGGCGGCTACATCGGGCTGGAGATGGGCCTGGTCTACCAGGGCCTGGGCTCGAAGGTCTCGGTGGTCGAGTTCTTCCCGCGCCTGCTGATGGGCGCCGACTTCGACCTGGTCGACGTGATGGTGGGCCAGGTCTCCGAGCGGCTGGAAGAGATCATGGTCGACTCGAAGGTGCTGTCGATCGTCGAGGTTGCCGGCGGCGGCAAGGATGGCGGCGGATACGACGTCGAGATCGAGCACGCCGGGGCGAAGACGCGCAAGCACTACGCGCAGGTGCTGGTGGCCATCGGCCGGCGGCCGAACTCCGACGACATCGGCCTGCAGAACACGCGCGTGAAGACCGACGACAAGGGCTTCATCCTCACCGGCCCGGACTGCCGCACCGACGAGCCGAACATCTTCGCGATCGGCGACGTGGCCACCGGCCCCATGCTGGCGCACAAGGCCAGCCGCGAGGGCAAGGTGGCGGCCGAGGTCATCGCGCACGGCACGGCGGCCTTCGACAACCGCGCCATTCCCGCCGTGGTGTTCACCGACCCGGAGGTCGCCTGGACCGGGCTGACCGAGAGCGAGGCCGAGCAGCAGGGCATCAAGGTGAACATCGGGCGGTTCCCGCTCTCGGCGCTCGGGCGCGCACGCACGCTGGGCCGCACGGACGGCCTGGTGAAGGTGATCGCCGAACCGGAAACCGGGCTCATCCTCGGCGTGGGCATGGTCGGGCCCATGGCCAGCGAGCTGATCGCCGAAGGCACGCTCGCGGTCGAGATGGGCGCCACGCTCGAGGACATCATGGTGACCATCCACCCGCACCCGACGCTCTCGGAGGCCTTCATGGAGGCGGCCGAGGTTGCGGCCGGCGAGGCGGTGCACATCAACCCGCCGCGCAAGGTGCGCTAG